In Paralcaligenes sp. KSB-10, the following are encoded in one genomic region:
- a CDS encoding aromatic-ring-hydroxylating dioxygenase subunit beta, translated as MIDFPTYYEVVSLYAEYASALDNNRWSEWPEFFTEECTYKVQPRENYDRGYPLATLSFESKGMLKDRIYGATETIFHEPYYQRHVIGLPKIGKTSDSRIEAEANYSVFRTRSDGVSIVYNVGRYIDIIQRGNDGLKFESRLCIFDTEMIPNSLIYPI; from the coding sequence ATGATCGACTTCCCCACCTACTACGAGGTCGTATCGCTTTATGCCGAGTACGCCTCGGCGCTCGACAATAACCGCTGGAGCGAATGGCCGGAATTCTTTACCGAGGAATGCACCTACAAGGTACAGCCCCGGGAAAACTACGACCGGGGCTATCCATTGGCTACGCTGTCCTTCGAAAGCAAAGGCATGCTCAAGGACCGCATCTACGGGGCCACGGAAACCATCTTTCACGAACCCTATTACCAGCGCCATGTGATCGGCTTGCCGAAAATCGGCAAGACAAGCGACTCCCGCATCGAGGCCGAAGCCAATTACTCGGTATTTCGCACGCGCTCGGACGGCGTCTCGATTGTGTACAACGTCGGCCGCTACATCGATATTATCCAGCGCGGCAACGACGGCCTGAAGTTCGAATCGCGCCTTTGCATCTTCGATACCGAAATGATCCCGAATTCGCTGATCTATCCAATCTGA
- a CDS encoding aromatic ring-hydroxylating dioxygenase subunit alpha, giving the protein MHSLPDAASPELCWSTEGSSRIPFRAYTDDALYRRELERFFYTAHWNYVGLEAEIPNPGDFKRTTIGERSVILVRAHDQEVQVVENVCAHRGVQFCREKSGNRQDFTCPYHQWNYDLKGNLLGVPFRRGVKQNGKINGGMPADFDPRDHGLTRLKVALRNGVIFASFDHSVESLEEYLGPVILGYFDRVFDGRKLTILGYSRQRIPGNWKLMQENIKDPYHPGLLHTWFVTFGLWRADNQSELKMDEKFRHAAMISTRGTGGKGAVTAGVSSFKEQMTLHDDRLLDVVQEDWWKGPTAVMLTLFPSVIIQQQVNSVSTRHIQPAGPDSFDFIWTHFGFEEDTAEMTRRRLRQANLFGPGGFVSADDGEVIEFSQEGFRQKPSHSTLAELGGRTVENTDHMVTETLIRGMYDYWRKVMEC; this is encoded by the coding sequence ATGCACTCACTTCCCGACGCAGCCAGTCCTGAGCTTTGCTGGAGCACAGAGGGCTCCAGCCGAATACCGTTCCGGGCCTATACCGACGACGCCTTATACCGACGCGAACTCGAGCGCTTCTTCTATACCGCCCACTGGAACTACGTGGGCCTGGAGGCCGAAATCCCCAATCCGGGCGACTTCAAGCGCACCACTATCGGCGAACGCTCGGTCATACTCGTGCGCGCCCATGACCAGGAAGTGCAGGTCGTCGAAAATGTCTGCGCCCACCGCGGCGTGCAGTTCTGCCGCGAAAAATCCGGCAATCGCCAGGACTTCACTTGCCCCTATCATCAATGGAACTATGACCTCAAAGGCAATCTGCTGGGGGTGCCTTTTCGCCGCGGGGTCAAACAGAACGGCAAGATCAACGGCGGCATGCCGGCAGATTTCGATCCCCGCGACCACGGGTTGACCAGGCTCAAGGTCGCGCTGCGCAACGGTGTGATCTTCGCCTCCTTCGACCACTCGGTCGAATCGCTGGAAGAATACCTGGGCCCCGTCATACTGGGCTACTTCGACCGGGTTTTCGACGGCCGCAAACTGACCATCCTGGGCTATAGCCGCCAAAGAATCCCGGGCAACTGGAAACTGATGCAGGAAAACATCAAGGACCCCTACCACCCCGGCCTGCTGCATACCTGGTTCGTAACTTTCGGCCTGTGGCGCGCCGACAACCAGTCCGAGCTGAAAATGGATGAAAAATTCCGCCACGCGGCCATGATTTCAACCAGGGGTACGGGCGGCAAAGGAGCCGTCACGGCAGGCGTGTCCAGCTTCAAGGAGCAGATGACCCTGCATGACGACCGTCTGCTCGATGTTGTGCAGGAAGACTGGTGGAAAGGGCCCACGGCTGTCATGCTTACCCTGTTTCCCAGCGTCATCATCCAGCAACAGGTAAATTCGGTATCGACCCGGCACATTCAGCCCGCAGGCCCCGACTCCTTCGACTTCATCTGGACGCACTTCGGCTTCGAGGAAGATACAGCCGAGATGACGCGCCGCAGGTTGCGCCAGGCCAACCTGTTCGGCCCCGGGGGCTTTGTATCGGCCGACGACGGCGAGGTAATCGAATTTTCCCAGGAAGGATTCAGGCAGAAGCCGTCGCACAGCACGCTGGCCGAACTGGGGGGCCGCACAGTTGAAAACACGGACCACATGGTGACCGAAACCCTGATACGCGGCATGTACGACTACTGGCGCAAAGTGATGGAGTGCTGA
- the ppc gene encoding phosphoenolpyruvate carboxylase — MNLPAPSNTEPSSHLRTDIRLLGKILGEVIKECEGKPIYDVIERLRRAAVTFRREGKTKDSILLEKQIQKLASQDATLVIRAFTYFLHLSNIAEDRDQNRRQRHYALTESAPQRGSLQHAFEFLKSKGVSSGKIQRHLSDACIMAVLTAHPTEVQRKSTLDVHREIALQLSRRDTTLTSSEEEWLQQRLTGLVETLWQTRLLRRQKLTVLDEIDNALGYYQSTFLSAIPRLYQDLALKLRRPGRSSFDINASPLPPFMRMGSWIGGDRDGNPNVNASTLEQALLRQATVVLQHYLQEVKDLGTELSISQTLSAVSPELLALAQASQDASPHRADEPYRRACIHLYARLDATAQNITGRSLALRPTYPAPAYAGAAEFQLDLQVIADSLETQHSGLIGLLRLNGLIQAVSVFGFHLATVDLRQSSDVHERVLAELFKAAGVRFKGQAIDYPTLCEADRIAVLRNEIQEIRPLVSPWIQYSDETEKELAILRAAAAARQRYGRQAIQQTIVSHTETLSDLLEVLVLQQESGLIAPAAATSGLNDGLMVVPLFETIPDLERGPEIMAAWLDLPEVATRIRHTQGGIQEVMLGYSDSNKDGGFLTSTWSLYQAERQLVEVFKKRKTRLRLFHGRGGSVGRGGGSSFDAILAQPPGTVNGQIRLTEQGEVIQSKYKDAEVGRWHLELLVAATLEASLTPHQSASQTEDENMARYGTALSLMSVAAQKAYRDLVYHTPGFADYFFASTPILEIAGLNIGSRPSARKPSRRIEDLRAIPWGFSWAQCRLMLTGWFGLGSAILSYLEHKGDDTPGSRDARLAQLRGMARDWPFFYTLLSNAEMVLAKTDLAIARRYSKLVPDKKLREKVFERIEQEHALTLEMFKLVTQRELLDDNLQLRASLSERFAYIDPLNHLQVELLQRHRAERRRTTEANEESRSQRAIHMTINGIAAGLRNSG, encoded by the coding sequence GTGAACTTGCCCGCCCCCAGCAACACGGAACCGTCGTCCCACTTGCGTACCGACATACGGCTGCTCGGAAAAATACTCGGCGAAGTCATTAAAGAATGTGAAGGCAAGCCAATTTACGACGTTATCGAAAGGCTGCGCCGCGCCGCCGTTACCTTTCGCCGCGAAGGCAAGACCAAAGACAGCATCCTGCTCGAAAAGCAGATACAGAAGCTGGCCAGCCAGGATGCCACCTTGGTCATCCGCGCCTTTACCTACTTCCTGCATCTGTCCAATATCGCCGAAGACCGCGATCAGAACCGGCGCCAACGCCACTACGCCCTGACCGAAAGCGCGCCGCAGCGCGGCAGCCTGCAGCATGCTTTCGAGTTCCTGAAAAGCAAAGGCGTAAGCAGCGGGAAAATCCAGCGCCACCTCAGCGACGCGTGCATCATGGCGGTACTGACGGCGCACCCCACCGAGGTACAGCGCAAAAGCACCCTGGATGTGCACCGCGAAATCGCCCTGCAGCTGAGCCGCCGCGACACCACCCTCACCTCGTCCGAAGAAGAATGGCTGCAGCAGCGGCTTACCGGCCTGGTGGAGACCCTCTGGCAAACACGCCTGCTGCGCCGGCAAAAGCTCACGGTCCTGGACGAAATAGACAACGCCCTGGGCTATTACCAAAGCACCTTCCTGAGCGCCATACCGCGCCTGTACCAGGATCTCGCTCTCAAGCTGCGACGACCAGGCCGCTCCAGTTTCGACATCAATGCCAGTCCCTTGCCGCCTTTTATGCGCATGGGCAGCTGGATCGGCGGCGACCGCGACGGCAATCCCAATGTCAACGCATCAACCCTGGAACAGGCGCTGCTGCGGCAAGCCACGGTAGTCCTGCAGCATTACCTGCAGGAAGTAAAAGACCTCGGCACCGAACTGTCGATCTCGCAAACGCTCAGCGCCGTCAGCCCGGAGCTCCTTGCACTCGCGCAGGCCAGCCAGGATGCCTCGCCGCACCGCGCCGACGAGCCTTATCGTCGCGCCTGCATCCACCTCTATGCCCGGCTCGACGCTACGGCCCAGAACATCACGGGCCGGTCGCTGGCGCTGCGCCCCACCTACCCGGCACCGGCCTACGCCGGCGCCGCCGAATTCCAGCTCGATCTGCAGGTCATCGCCGATTCGCTGGAAACGCAGCACAGCGGCCTGATCGGTCTATTGCGGCTGAACGGCTTGATTCAGGCCGTCAGCGTCTTCGGGTTTCACCTGGCGACGGTGGACCTGCGTCAGAGCTCCGATGTGCACGAACGCGTGCTCGCCGAGTTGTTCAAGGCGGCAGGAGTCCGGTTCAAGGGCCAGGCCATCGATTATCCGACGCTTTGCGAAGCGGACCGCATCGCCGTACTGCGCAATGAAATCCAGGAAATCCGCCCCCTGGTGTCTCCCTGGATACAGTATTCGGACGAAACCGAAAAAGAACTGGCCATACTGCGGGCTGCCGCCGCAGCGCGTCAACGCTACGGGCGCCAGGCCATACAACAGACCATCGTGTCGCATACCGAAACCCTGAGCGACTTGCTCGAAGTCCTGGTGCTGCAACAGGAAAGCGGCCTGATCGCTCCGGCTGCCGCCACGTCCGGACTCAATGACGGACTGATGGTGGTGCCTCTGTTCGAAACCATTCCCGACCTGGAGCGCGGGCCCGAAATCATGGCGGCATGGCTCGACCTGCCCGAGGTGGCAACGCGCATACGCCACACCCAGGGCGGAATCCAGGAGGTCATGCTGGGCTACTCGGACAGCAACAAGGATGGCGGCTTCCTGACATCGACCTGGTCGCTCTACCAGGCCGAGCGGCAATTGGTCGAGGTTTTCAAGAAGCGCAAAACCCGGCTGCGCCTGTTCCACGGCCGCGGCGGCTCGGTCGGGCGCGGCGGCGGATCAAGCTTCGACGCGATCCTAGCTCAGCCCCCGGGCACGGTCAATGGCCAGATCCGGCTTACCGAACAGGGCGAAGTCATACAGAGCAAATACAAGGACGCCGAAGTCGGGCGCTGGCATCTGGAACTGCTTGTGGCCGCCACGCTCGAGGCCAGCCTCACTCCTCATCAATCGGCCTCTCAAACCGAAGACGAAAATATGGCCCGCTACGGAACCGCACTGAGCCTGATGTCGGTCGCCGCACAAAAAGCGTATAGAGATCTGGTCTACCACACCCCCGGATTCGCGGACTATTTTTTCGCTTCGACGCCTATCCTGGAAATCGCCGGCCTGAACATCGGCTCGCGGCCATCGGCGCGCAAACCGAGCCGGCGCATTGAAGACCTGCGAGCCATACCGTGGGGGTTTTCGTGGGCCCAATGCCGGCTGATGCTCACCGGCTGGTTCGGCCTGGGTTCGGCGATTCTGTCCTACCTGGAACACAAAGGCGACGATACCCCGGGCAGCCGCGACGCGCGTCTGGCGCAATTGCGCGGCATGGCCCGCGACTGGCCGTTTTTCTATACGCTGCTGTCGAATGCCGAAATGGTGCTGGCCAAAACCGATCTGGCCATTGCCAGGCGGTATTCGAAACTTGTGCCCGACAAGAAACTGCGTGAAAAGGTGTTTGAACGCATCGAACAGGAACATGCCCTGACGCTGGAAATGTTCAAGCTCGTCACGCAGCGCGAATTGCTGGACGACAATCTGCAACTACGGGCATCGCTGAGCGAACGTTTTGCCTATATCGATCCGCTCAATCACTTGCAGGTGGAGCTGTTGCAACGCCACCGCGCGGAACGTCGCAGAACCACGGAGGCCAACGAAGAAAGCCGCAGCCAGCGCGCCATACACATGACCATCAATGGAATTGCGGCAGGACTGCGCAACTCGGGCTGA
- a CDS encoding MFS transporter yields MSGDPTQSTDRNSRNAALVLGMSLPADTVLYLVLPIYASQFGISLAEAGMLLAANRLIRIAGYSTVARLYAKHGDRAACTIAAVIASICALGYSFFSGFWALVIVRLLWGLSYAALNLSTQALATADLAGASRRTGQSRALIALGPMLALPLSAFFAEQFSPRPFFLVLALIALCSIPLALKLPAGQGHVRPQGRRFKLPGSLDIWSFVEGLVLDGLFIVGLSFLGQSIAPTGAVLIAGLLLALRYLAEILLSPVGGQVAEKYGPEHMLIMLSLMTAIALVGFGAGWLWVCAAAVVILRALQLPLIAPIVAHRYPGPQRVHALAARSIWRDIGAGVGPILAGFLLPVTPSLVLYGAAAACLAMAALACRSDRR; encoded by the coding sequence ATGAGTGGCGACCCCACGCAATCAACCGACAGAAACTCCCGAAATGCGGCCCTGGTGCTGGGCATGTCGCTACCTGCCGATACCGTTCTTTATCTGGTGTTGCCAATTTATGCGTCGCAATTCGGTATAAGCCTGGCCGAGGCCGGCATGCTGCTGGCAGCCAATCGGCTGATTCGGATAGCGGGCTACAGCACAGTGGCCAGACTTTATGCCAAGCATGGCGACCGCGCCGCATGTACCATCGCCGCGGTCATTGCATCGATTTGCGCCCTGGGCTACTCGTTTTTTTCAGGCTTCTGGGCCCTCGTCATAGTACGATTGCTGTGGGGGCTTTCCTACGCGGCCTTGAACCTTTCCACGCAGGCGCTCGCAACGGCCGATCTGGCCGGAGCCTCGCGCAGAACCGGCCAATCGCGCGCCCTGATTGCCCTGGGGCCCATGCTGGCGCTGCCGCTCTCCGCTTTTTTCGCCGAACAGTTTTCCCCGCGGCCGTTCTTCCTGGTGCTGGCATTGATCGCACTGTGTTCGATCCCGCTGGCATTGAAGCTCCCCGCGGGCCAGGGCCATGTCAGGCCGCAAGGTCGCCGCTTCAAACTGCCCGGCAGCCTGGACATTTGGTCCTTCGTCGAAGGCCTGGTCCTGGACGGCCTTTTCATTGTCGGGCTTTCATTTCTGGGGCAAAGCATCGCGCCTACCGGAGCGGTATTGATTGCCGGCCTGCTATTGGCCTTGCGTTATCTGGCGGAAATTCTGCTCAGCCCGGTGGGAGGTCAAGTGGCCGAGAAGTACGGCCCCGAACACATGCTGATCATGCTGTCGCTGATGACAGCGATTGCATTGGTGGGCTTCGGCGCCGGCTGGCTATGGGTCTGCGCGGCCGCGGTGGTTATCCTGCGCGCACTGCAACTACCCCTGATTGCGCCTATTGTTGCTCATCGGTACCCGGGCCCGCAAAGAGTGCATGCCCTGGCTGCCCGCTCGATCTGGCGCGATATAGGTGCCGGTGTAGGGCCCATCCTGGCAGGCTTCCTGCTGCCCGTCACGCCTTCCCTTGTTCTGTACGGAGCGGCGGCGGCCTGCCTGGCAATGGCCGCCCTGGCCTGCCGCAGCGACAGGCGCTGA
- a CDS encoding non-heme iron oxygenase ferredoxin subunit — MDENWNPAIAATEVPADDVVAVNVDGREIALYQAEGEYFATDNICTHGHARLCDGFLYGHEIECPLHQGRFDIRNGHAVCAPATQHIKCYPVRVENGQVLVNLA; from the coding sequence ATGGACGAAAACTGGAACCCGGCCATCGCCGCGACCGAAGTGCCCGCCGACGATGTGGTGGCCGTAAATGTGGACGGGCGGGAAATCGCCCTCTATCAGGCCGAAGGCGAGTATTTCGCCACCGACAATATCTGCACGCACGGCCATGCCCGATTATGCGACGGCTTTCTTTACGGTCACGAAATCGAATGCCCGCTGCACCAGGGCCGATTCGATATACGCAATGGGCACGCCGTTTGCGCACCGGCCACGCAGCATATCAAGTGCTATCCGGTACGGGTTGAAAACGGCCAGGTGCTGGTGAACCTGGCTTAG
- a CDS encoding LysR family transcriptional regulator, which translates to MELKDIDLNLLLVFNELQRLRSVSQAAQALGLSQSAISNALNRLRKTMGDELFVRVSRGMAPTPFASELAEPVAQALGTIYSSLNTSPVFQPGTSTRNFTIAMSDIGEIYFLPELMRRLAKAAPGVSISTVRDTTTSLRNEMENGQVDLAIGFLPDLNRGFFQQRLFRQRYVCVFRRGHRLATNGVSLKAFKAARRVMIVAAGTGHGMVDQAIQRAGLVDDVRLRVPHFVAVGHILQSTDMIAVVPQAYAESTLKPFDLMFAPCPIKIPDIVINVLWHGKNHREPGNQWLRQLIFETFSFGP; encoded by the coding sequence ATGGAACTCAAGGACATAGACCTGAATTTGCTGCTTGTCTTCAACGAGCTGCAGCGTTTGCGCAGTGTTTCGCAGGCGGCTCAGGCACTGGGCCTGTCGCAGTCGGCAATCAGCAATGCGCTGAACCGATTGCGCAAGACGATGGGCGATGAATTGTTTGTTCGGGTGTCGCGGGGCATGGCGCCCACGCCCTTTGCCAGCGAGCTGGCCGAACCCGTTGCCCAGGCGCTCGGCACAATCTATTCGTCCCTTAATACATCGCCTGTGTTCCAGCCTGGAACCAGTACGCGCAATTTCACCATTGCCATGTCCGATATCGGCGAAATCTATTTTCTCCCCGAACTGATGCGGCGATTGGCAAAAGCGGCGCCTGGTGTGTCCATCAGTACGGTGCGGGATACCACGACCAGTTTGCGCAATGAAATGGAGAACGGGCAGGTGGATCTGGCGATCGGTTTTTTGCCTGATCTGAACCGCGGCTTTTTTCAGCAAAGGCTGTTCCGCCAGCGCTATGTGTGCGTATTTCGCCGCGGCCACCGGCTGGCCACGAACGGCGTTAGCCTGAAAGCGTTCAAGGCCGCCAGGCGTGTGATGATTGTGGCGGCCGGGACCGGGCACGGCATGGTCGACCAGGCCATACAGCGGGCAGGCCTGGTCGATGACGTGCGTTTGCGCGTACCGCATTTCGTGGCTGTGGGACACATATTGCAAAGCACCGACATGATTGCGGTGGTGCCTCAAGCCTACGCCGAAAGCACGCTCAAGCCTTTCGATCTGATGTTTGCGCCGTGTCCGATCAAGATTCCCGACATCGTCATCAATGTGCTGTGGCACGGCAAGAATCACCGCGAGCCGGGCAATCAGTGGCTGCGCCAATTGATATTCGAAACATTTTCCTTCGGGCCCTAA
- a CDS encoding sulfite exporter TauE/SafE family protein gives MLLVSFLGVFIGLVMGLTGAGGGILSVPALVVGLGFSMTSAAPVALMAVGISALVGTLDGLSKKIVRYKAALLMAILGALFSHLGITLAHIIPDLFLMTLFSAIMLLVAWRMFRQARQIKNPVQPGASELKPCVLNPTTGKLHWTRRCAATLAGIGALTGLFAGMLGVGGGFIIVPAFKRYTDIDMHSIVATSLAVIALVSMSTVAGIVLHGTRISGMGWNFVGAAVAGMILGRLASPHIPSRLLQIGFSGIATLVAVIMLVKTYWPAAFS, from the coding sequence ATGCTCCTAGTCAGTTTTCTGGGCGTTTTCATAGGCCTGGTCATGGGGCTGACGGGTGCCGGAGGAGGCATACTGTCCGTACCCGCCCTGGTCGTAGGCCTGGGTTTCAGCATGACAAGCGCCGCCCCCGTAGCCTTGATGGCCGTGGGCATTTCCGCCCTGGTCGGCACACTCGACGGCCTGAGCAAGAAAATAGTCCGCTACAAGGCAGCCCTGCTGATGGCTATTCTGGGTGCCTTGTTCTCGCATCTGGGCATTACGCTGGCCCATATCATTCCCGACCTTTTCCTCATGACGCTGTTCAGCGCCATTATGCTGCTGGTGGCCTGGCGCATGTTCCGGCAGGCCCGCCAGATCAAAAACCCGGTCCAGCCCGGGGCTTCGGAACTGAAGCCTTGCGTGCTCAATCCCACCACCGGCAAATTGCACTGGACGCGGCGCTGCGCCGCCACACTGGCGGGCATAGGGGCCTTGACCGGACTATTCGCCGGCATGCTGGGAGTGGGTGGCGGCTTCATCATCGTGCCTGCCTTCAAACGCTATACCGATATAGACATGCACAGCATCGTCGCCACATCGCTCGCCGTGATCGCCCTGGTCTCGATGAGCACGGTGGCCGGCATAGTCCTGCACGGAACCCGTATTTCCGGCATGGGCTGGAACTTTGTGGGAGCCGCCGTGGCGGGAATGATACTGGGCCGCCTCGCTTCGCCGCATATTCCCTCTCGCCTGCTGCAAATCGGCTTCTCGGGCATAGCAACGCTGGTCGCGGTAATCATGCTGGTCAAAACGTATTGGCCGGCCGCCTTTTCCTGA
- a CDS encoding PsiF family protein: MFASTRVFLAATALCGFVAAPVFAATPAASAAPTAKTAQQQRMTTCNKDATGKTGDARKAFMSSCLKGETEPAKPANAAQERMKTCNADASAKSLKGDARKAFMSTCLKSK; the protein is encoded by the coding sequence ATGTTTGCATCGACTCGCGTCTTTCTGGCTGCCACGGCTCTTTGCGGCTTTGTCGCAGCCCCTGTTTTTGCAGCCACGCCAGCCGCATCCGCCGCTCCCACGGCCAAAACGGCTCAGCAGCAGCGCATGACCACTTGCAACAAAGACGCCACCGGGAAAACCGGCGACGCCCGCAAAGCGTTCATGAGTTCCTGCCTGAAAGGCGAAACCGAACCGGCCAAGCCCGCAAATGCGGCGCAAGAACGTATGAAAACCTGCAATGCGGATGCTTCCGCGAAATCGCTCAAGGGCGATGCCCGCAAAGCCTTCATGAGCACTTGCCTGAAGTCCAAATAG
- a CDS encoding DUF3300 domain-containing protein codes for MNTLCLPKAVFAGWAALHAPWRKLASMVMLALTMLATMSALVPARADELLSPPQLEQLVAPVALYPDSLLSQVLMASTYPLDVVEAQRWRAAQPKNMSDQQLSAAVQGQPWDPSVKSLTAFPDVLLMMSDKIDWTQQLGDAFLGQQQDVMDAVQRLRARAEATGHLRSGSRQRVLVGDGSPAIIQIVPVQPDIIYVPTYNPLVVYGPWPYPAYRPIYWYPPNYYPAPGVFISFGAGLVVGNALWGHVDWHRRDVNININRYNYFNHTHIVNNRWEHDPRHRRGVEYRDPGARQRFGQSGPSGMRASEREQFRNRADTGRRQLNDPHNRQDAQRAIERSQNGAARGNGLATPNLSSPQRGDRNSGGFGGNGRDLQAPNARGHRTPSGEAPANINRTRRPDAGPNHSATPFRNISQPPPAARTRETPQRPQQQQRPQQQQRPQQQQRPQQQQRPAAQQREERHSQAGGERPSRGRGEHRDGDRR; via the coding sequence ATGAATACCTTGTGCTTGCCGAAAGCCGTATTTGCCGGATGGGCGGCCTTGCATGCGCCGTGGCGCAAGCTGGCATCCATGGTAATGCTTGCGCTGACGATGCTTGCAACCATGTCCGCACTTGTTCCCGCGCGGGCGGATGAATTGCTCAGCCCCCCGCAACTGGAGCAACTGGTGGCGCCGGTGGCGTTGTATCCGGATTCGCTGCTGTCGCAAGTGCTGATGGCGTCAACCTATCCACTCGATGTCGTTGAAGCCCAGCGGTGGCGTGCGGCGCAACCCAAAAACATGTCCGATCAGCAGCTATCGGCGGCTGTGCAGGGCCAGCCATGGGATCCCAGCGTCAAGTCCCTGACTGCCTTTCCCGATGTCCTGCTCATGATGAGCGACAAGATCGACTGGACGCAGCAGTTGGGTGATGCTTTTCTGGGCCAACAGCAAGACGTGATGGATGCGGTGCAGCGCTTGCGGGCGCGCGCCGAGGCGACCGGGCATCTGAGGTCGGGTAGCCGGCAGAGAGTTCTGGTCGGCGACGGCAGTCCGGCCATTATTCAGATCGTGCCGGTCCAGCCCGATATCATTTATGTGCCTACTTACAATCCGCTCGTGGTGTACGGCCCGTGGCCATATCCAGCCTATCGGCCCATTTACTGGTATCCACCGAACTATTATCCGGCCCCCGGAGTCTTTATTTCTTTTGGCGCCGGCCTGGTGGTGGGTAACGCCTTGTGGGGCCATGTCGATTGGCATCGCCGCGATGTAAATATCAACATCAATCGTTACAACTATTTTAATCACACTCATATTGTCAATAATCGCTGGGAGCACGATCCGCGGCATCGCCGGGGTGTGGAATATCGTGATCCGGGGGCTCGCCAGCGATTTGGACAGAGCGGCCCTTCGGGGATGCGCGCCAGCGAGCGCGAGCAGTTTCGCAACCGCGCCGATACGGGGCGCAGGCAGCTGAACGATCCACATAATCGGCAGGATGCACAGCGTGCGATAGAACGCAGTCAAAATGGCGCTGCGCGGGGAAATGGCCTGGCAACGCCGAATTTGTCGTCCCCTCAACGAGGCGATCGCAATAGCGGCGGTTTCGGAGGCAATGGACGCGATTTGCAGGCGCCCAATGCGCGCGGCCATCGGACTCCCTCCGGGGAGGCGCCCGCCAATATCAATCGCACGCGTCGGCCCGACGCGGGGCCTAACCATTCCGCCACGCCGTTTCGGAATATTTCACAGCCTCCGCCCGCCGCGCGCACTCGAGAAACGCCGCAACGGCCGCAGCAACAACAACGGCCGCAACAGCAGCAGCGCCCGCAACAGCAGCAGCGACCCCAGCAACAGCAGCGGCCGGCGGCGCAGCAGCGGGAAGAACGGCATTCCCAGGCTGGCGGCGAACGGCCGTCCAGGGGGCGAGGCGAGCATCGGGATGGCGATCGTCGCTGA